From the genome of Colletotrichum destructivum chromosome 10, complete sequence, one region includes:
- a CDS encoding Putative S-adenosyl-L-methionine-dependent methyltransferase superfamily gives MADVQEGQQRPEPVETIEPQDAEDDTDASSLDGASVQSDTDSLKSSIRDYRRENGRTYHSVSDGTYILPNDAREQERLDMQHHCWQLTWDDKLCMSPKKDGANRVLDVGTGTGIWAMDYADDHPEALVIGVDLSPIQPEFVPPNCRFEIDDVEKEWTWQEPFDFIFARHMNACFASWEKFLKQAYDNLEPGGYIELQDNAFPILCGDGTLKPDDAMARWSTLMMEGTELIGRPITVPADFRRLLGEAGFEDVVEHKRVWPTSPWPKDETLRRLGFWTQACSLDGVEPGALALFTRVLGWTREEVLVFIAGVRKDFRNKDIHAYWNVYSVHGRKPLKKKATPTPPPSAPLE, from the exons ATGGCTGATGTTCAGGAAGGCCAGCAGCGCCCGGAGCCAGTGGAGACAATC GAGCCccaggatgccgaggacgacacTGACGCGTCTTCGTTGGACGGCGCG TCTGTACAGTCGGACACGGACTCTTTGAAGTCCAGCATCCGTGACTACCGGAGAGAAAACGGACGCACGTATCACAGCGTCAGCGATGGAA CATATATCCTACCCAACGACGCA AGAGAACAAGAACGCTTGG ACATGCAACATCACTGCTGGCAGCTGACCTGGGACGACAAGCTCTGCATGAGCccgaagaaggacggcgcCAACCGCGTCCTGGACGTCGGGACGGGAACAGGCATCTGGGCCATGGACTACG CGGACGACCACCCCGAAGCACTG GTCATCGGTGTCGACCTGAGCCCCATCCAGCCAGAGTT CGTGCCGCCGAACTGCCGGttcgagatcgacgacgtTGAGAAGGAGTGGACGTGGCAGGAGCCCTTTGACTTTATCTTTGCGAGACACATGAATGCGTGTTTCGCCAGCTGGGAGAAGTTCCTCAAACAGGCCTACGA CAACCTCGAGCCCGGCGGCTACATCGAACTCCAGGACAACGCGTTCCCCATACtctgcggcgacggcaccctCAAGCCGGACGACGCCATGGCGCGCTGGtcgacgttgatgatggaggggACGGAGCTCATCGGGCGTCCCATCACCGTGCCGGCCGATTTCCGCCgactcctcggcgaggccgggttcgaggacgtcgtcgagcacaAGCGCGTGTGGCCGACGAGCCCGTGGCCCAAGGACGAGACCCTCCGACGGCTCGGCTTCTGGACGCAGGCCTgcagcctcgacggcgtcgagccgGGCGCGCTCGCGCTCTTCACGCGCGTCCTGGGGTGGACGCGGGAGGAGGTgctcgtcttcatcgccggcgtGCGCAAGGACTTCCGTAACAAGGACATCCACGCCTACTGGAACGT ATACTCCGTCCACGGACGAAAGccgctgaagaagaaggctaCGCCTACTCCTCCACCTTCCGCCCCTTTGGAGTGA
- a CDS encoding Putative ankyrin repeat-containing domain superfamily — MASLSLLGLNLRLADIDENLKSHPAALSWPDSSFCGSAASANHDLLDDAPCFAYAEVFESGDVFEAVSPGSGIYLPIHSSPAPLPAFAVSKCRLSKTIRIEVRSLTLLQSLAIAMPSPFDFHSILSNYTTLKSHLQHLETISPSHPSTVELRLLVRDLLLDTALYAGIGTDKYRSSGHLSLGQLHDMHQRSVDAGLDDLDACFSLGLLPDVLDDAFLEALASRFTELALAGDMTALHDLCEPVVRSGEVEWQTNPDLLLELLDGGRLDIYRYVLDLASRTRDKPAAQSGLSLRDITHDPLHVAIRLGHVQQVDSLLQQRTSFLGVHHGNLMEDGIEHVVLTPLSAAVYWGQAEIVRLILSRNVFPDGLREAVAMAVSKADNAIMEIMLSFGVMDISETLAPGNNTFESFTDLSLLDQAGAGDVTSAPPPSAVQRADCQIRDRAATGPEEPVRRKPSRNRRRVLGQGLVSCIHTLCSQLRDVCTCSDHAEVRDLAGQYVSAHKVWDRGLAAFRGLMQDSPPSTLAEVVDSLLAANAIYLTLLPHDETLFFQFLNDLDRWRSILPASSQFLFDDLALRMWAYTPSGEVPSEHEPDNLLHFEDLVYNLILLEKRKESVPLRTPTSGSRLVAVQRIFENQETHSGSSRAQTIPNSSQSCQGSSYARSSTQRDELSWSEFLHMEHFEGMASTQAGPSSTDVGGWEDLLPATMLLLVSVAFSIVLAFILDLHSVPGRSAVGIFASTLPGHARCCTLVMAYLETHGISVRSSHVNAGSARQPFASQSSPYASDALITPSSSFSSLSTLGARRNLSSSSISSMGSVATSPASRSTSREHRNRGDRLPCLTPQCAKTFSSVSNRNKHLREGCNFTREKRQGFRCRNGSCGRVLTTKWYRDTHERERCRFRRGE; from the exons ATGGCTTCCTTGTCACTCCTCGGCCTTAACCTGcgcctcgccgacatcgacgagaACCTCAAGTCTCACCCGGCCGCGCTTTCGTGGCCCGATTCCAGCTTCTGTGGAAGTGCCGCATCCGCGAACCACGATCTGCTTGACGATGCACCCTGCTTCGCCTACGCTGAAGTGTTTGAAAG CGGTGATGTTTTCGAGGCCGTTTCCCCCGGCTCGGGCATCTACCTCCCCATTCACTCCTCGCCTGCTCCTCTACCGGCATTCGCCGTCTCCAAGTGCCGCCTTTCCAAGACTATTCGAATAGAGGTCCGGAGCTTGACCCTGCTGCAGTcgctcgccatcgccatgccCTCACCCTTTGACTTCCATTCCATCCTTTCCAACTACACGACGCTCAAGTCCCACCTGCAACACCTCGAAACCATTTCAccctcccatccatccaccgTTGAGCTTCGGTTACTCGTTCGcgatcttcttctcgacaCCGCCCTGTATGCGGGGATCGGCACCGACAAATATCGATCGAGCGGCCACCTGTCTCTCGGCCAGTTGCACGATATGCACCAACgcagcgtcgacgccggcctggacgacctcgacgcctgcttctctctcggcctcctccccgATGTGCTGGACGACGCTTTTCTCGAGGCGTTGGCTTCCAGGTTCACCGAGCTGGCACTCGCCGGGGACATGACCGCCTTGCATGATCTTTGCGAGCCCGTCGTCCGCTCTGGCGAAGTCGAGTGGCAGACGAACCCCGACCTACTCCTggagctgctcgacggcggacgGCTGGACATCTACCGGTAcgttctcgacctcgcctcGCGAACGAGGGACAAGCCTGCGGCCCAAAGCGGGCTGTCCCTGCGAGACATCACGCACGACCCGCTCCACGTCGCCATCCGCCTTGGCCATGTCCAGCAAGTCGACAGCCTCCTCCAACAGCGCACGTCGTTCCTCGGTGTCCACCACGGCAATTTGATGGAAGACGGCATCGAACACGTTGTTCTGACCCCTCTTTCTGCTGCCGTGTACTGGGGGCAAGCCGAAATAGTTCGGTTGATACTGTCCAGAAACGTCTTCCCCGACGGGCTGAGAGAAGCTGTTGCTATGGCAGTCTCCAAAGCGGATAACGCCATCATGGAAATCATGCTCTCCTTCGGTGTCATGGACATTTCAGAAACACTCGCGCCGGGCAATAATACGTTCGAATCATTCACAGACCTTAGCCTCCTGGACCAAGCAGGAGCTGGAGACGTCACttcagcaccgccgccgtctgctGTCCAGAGAGCAGATTGTCAGATTCGAGATCGGGCGGCTACCGGTCCCGAGGAGCCCGTTCGGCGTAAACCTTCCCGAAACCGTCGTCGGGTCCTGGGACAGGGACTGGTGTCGTGTATACACACGCTATGCTCCCAGCTTCGTGACGTCTGTACCTGCTCTGACCACGCCGAGGTAAGAGACCTTGCTGGCCAATATGTCTCAGCGCACAAAGTATGGGACCGTGGTCTGGCTGCCTTTCGTGGTCTGATGCAAGACAGCCCGCCGTCGACTCTGGCAGAGGTTGTCGACTCACTTTTAGCAGCCAACGCCATCTACCTAACTCTCCTTCCACACGACGAgaccctcttcttcca ATTCCTcaacgacctcgaccgctgGCGTTCAATCCTGCCGGCTTCCTCGCAATTCCTTTTTGACGATCTAGCGCTCCGCATGTGGGCATACACTCCTTCGGGCGAAGTGCCGTCGGAACACGAACCGGACAATCTCCTACACTTTGAGGACTTGGTATATAATCTGATACTGctcgagaagcgcaaggaATCCGTGCCTTTGAGAACACCCACCTCTGGAAGCAGACTCGTCGCCGTTCAAAGAATCTTTGAGAACCAGGAGACTCATTCAGGCTCCAGCCGGGCCCAGACGATCCCTAACAGCTCACAGTCGTGTCAGGGCTCCTCCTATGCGAGGTCTTCTACACAGCGGGACGAACTATCATGGTCAGAATTTCTACACATGGAACACTTCGAGGGTATGGCTTCGACGCAGGCGGGCCCATCGTCGACTGATGTTGGAGGCTGGGAAGACCTGCTGCCCGCCACGATGCTGCTACTTGTCTCAGTGGCCTTTTCGATTGTGCTCGCATTTATCTTGG ATCTTCATTCTGTACCCGGGCGATCTGCGGTTGGCATCTTTGCCTCGACGTTGCCTGGCCACGCCCGTTGCTGCACGCTCGTGATGGCATATCTCGAGACCCATGGCATCTCGGTCCGTTCTTCTCATGTTAATGCCGGTTCAGCAAGGCAACCGTTCGCGTCGCAGTCCTCTCCATACGCATCGGACGCATTGATCACTCCATCGAGCAGCTTCTCATCCCTGAGCACGCTTGGTGCGCGCCGGAACTTGTCTTCCTCCAGCATCAG CAGCATGGGAAGCGTCGCCACATCGCCGGCCTCACGCTCAACCTCGCGCGAGCACCGGAACCGGGGAGACAGGCTCCCGTGCTTGACGCCGCAGTGCGCCAAGACGTTCTCGAGCGTCAGCAACCGCAACAAGCACCTCCGCGAGGGGTGCAACTTCACCCGGGAGAAGCGCCAGGGGTTCCGGTGCAGGAACGGGTCCTGCGGCAGGGTTTTGACGACCAAGTGGTACCGGGACACCCACGAGAGAGAACGGTGTCGTTTTCGCCGGGGTGAGTGA
- a CDS encoding Putative DNA primase large subunit, eukaryotic/archaeal — MLRQDYNRIDPKRRNVVDYRKKQFASPAYKEAEYPYRLNFYADAPTADITLEQFEQWAIDRLRILAELEACAFRNKSPQEVATHMKPLLDKYLPLESNSSHSPKLFAQRQKDHYSHFILRLAFARTEDLRRRFTRVETMLFRLRLNSDDQNERSAFVRSLDLDWWEAVTDDEKRDYASELAAMSRGWGKTASTDDDTWFKVDWDRVPELVEQRKVFLKAGKAFVPGREQASMVIGEFVSRLERQLELTARALPRLDEDDRLTPILDHLSKNFITPDSSYSSNTAAPAGAEITARNIDNLAQHFPACMSHLHRSLRRDAHLKHYGRLQYTLFLKGIGLNLEECLVFWRQGFRNITDDTFNKEYRYNVRHVYGDVGGDSNRRGGGYSPFSCQKILTEHPPGAGEAHGCPYRHFNLENLTTLVQAMGVSDRATLQGVKEDKDNQKFHMACNRVFEHLHKQELKKAKDEGVFTSAQLETIVHPNEYFKRSYLLKNLGKTADVKMEG; from the exons ATGCTGCGGCAAGACTATAATCGTATCGACCCCAAGCGGCGCAATGTCGTCGACTACCGCAAGAAACAGTTCGCCTCCCCCGCCTACAAGGAGGCCGAATACCCGTACCGCCTCAACTTCTATGCCGATGCGCCCACCGCCGACATCACCCTCGAACAATTCGAGCAATGGGCCATTGACAGGTTGCGGA tcctcgccgagctcgaagCCTGCGCATTCCGCAACAAGTCCCCCCAGGAGGTCGCAACCCACATGAAGCCGCTTCTCGACAAGTACCTGCCCCTCGAGTCCAACAGTTCTCACTCGCCCAAGCTCTTCGCCCAGCGCCAAAAGGACCACTACAGCCACTTCATCCTGCGCCTGGCCTTTGCCCGCACCGAGgacctccgccgccgcttcaCCCGCGTCGAGACCATGCTCTTCCGCCTGCGCCTCAACAGCGACGACCAGAACGAACGATCCGCTTTCGTCCgcagcctcgacctcgactgGTGGGAAGCCGTGACGGACGACGAAAAGCGCGACTACGCCTCCGAGTTGGCCGCCATGTCGCGCGGCTGGGGCaagacggcctcgaccgATGACGACACATGGTTCAAGGTCGACTGGGACCGCGTGCCGGAACtggtcgagcagcgcaagGTCTTTctcaaggccggcaaggctTTCGTCCCAGGCAGAGAACAGGCTAGCATGGTCATTGGCGAGTTCGTCTCGCGCCTGGAGAGGCAGCTCGAG CTCACGGCACGCGCACTCCCGCgactcgacgaggatgaccGCCTCACGCCCATCCTCGACCACCTCTCCAAGAACTTCATCACACCCGACAGCTCCTACAGCTCCAACacggcggccccggccggcgccgagatcACGGCGCGCAACATCGATAACCTCGCGCAGCACTTCCCCGCCTGCATGTCGCACCTCCACCGCTCGCTGCGCCGCGACGCCCATCTGAAGCACTACGGCCGCCTGCAGTACACGCTCTTCCTCAAGGGCATCGGCCTGAACCTCGAGGAGTGCCTGGTGTTCTGGAGGCAAGGGTTCCGCAACATCACCGACGACACCTTCAACAAGGAGTACCGCTACAACGTCCGCCACGTCtacggcgacgtcggcggcgactcgAACCGCCGCGGTGGCGGCTACAGCCCTTTTAGCTGCCAGAAGATCCTCACCGAGCAcccgcccggcgccggcgaggcccaCGGCTGTCCCTACCGCCACTTCAACCTCGAGAACCTGACGACCCTGGTCCAGGCCATGGGAGTCAGTGACCGGGCCACGCTGCAGGGGGTTaaggaggacaaggacaaccAAAAGTTCCACATGGCGTGCAACCG CGTGTTTGAGCATTTGCACAAGCAGGAGCTCAAAAAGGCaaaggacgagggcgtctTTACGTCGGCTCAGCTCGAGACCATCGTCCACCCCAACGAATACTTCAAGCGTAGCTATCTCCTCAAGAACCTCGGCAAGACTGCCGACGTTAAGATGGAGGGGTGA